CAGTACAAGAGATGTATGTTCATCTAAATGATCCAGTTAATCAAAGTTCCATGTATTGGACTCTTTTTCAATAGTTCAACCCTTTGCATACTTGGAGACAAAGATTAACCACTCTCATGGGTAATCATAATCTCTGGAAACTAGAACCAACTGTGGCATCCTCTGTTCACTGTATCATCATTCTACACATACCATATTTCTACAATCCTACCAGAAAACTACTATGGTCTCAGAATCAAGCCTATGAATGGGACACTCTGAACAACTTCCCCAGTACCTGACCCAATTACAAGCCCTCACTGTTGAAATACCTCTGTGAAATGAATGACCTATAATTATGCTCTGAACTCATTCATGTTATTCCAGATGTGATTCCAGCCCCGAGGCCCTCATCCGACAAAGATTATCTACAGAATCATCATGATCATGATCCAATGGACACTGATGATTATCCTTTTGCTCCTTTACGTATCACCATCTGATTCATGGAGATATCAAGAATGAAGATTACATCAACCTTAACCTCTCTCCATCACATCACATGTAGCCCCACGTGTCTTTCACTTTatgtttgttttatttgtaaagtTGTTTACCACCAAAGTCTATGATGGTAAGCTGTTTGGAAGTTTGTGTTTGTCAAGTCAAAAGTTTCAATTTGATTAAAAGGTGGTGGATCACTCCCGTACAAATGCAGTCacccatgtgctgtcaccttttcCAGCTGTCTCTTTTTAGTTTGATAGTCAAAAGTAAGTTGTTTTATGTCTTTTTCAGTTGTTTATAAGTTGCTGGCTTTGCGTGTAAGTTTTAGGGTCTCAGGCCTCTATTTAAGGGACTGCCTTGCCGTTTTGTAAGGCAAACTAAGTTAAGAAGAAATAAAAACTTTATATTTTCTCCTCTTATGACTCTCTAAAAACCTCTCTTTCCCCGACACTATTTATCCAAAGAGCTTCTAAGCTTCACTTCTATGAACTTATAATGTTGTTATGGTTTCATGAGAGATAATTTTACAATGGATACCCGTAACCTAACCTTTGAGGCTTAAACTCAAGTAtaacgaaactgtaatgggtACCTCTGATGATCATATCATGGCTTCGAATATGCTCTATACTTGCCTCTAAAGAAGATCCTGCACATCAGAAAGATTGTACGGTCCCCATTAATCTTCTTTGGTAAAGAATTGATTGAAGACTTATTTCAATAGATTACGCATGCAATAGTAGTTTTGCTCATTGTCGTAGAAATCAAGAGGCTGCAACCTTAAAATTAAGAACCTTCAGGGCATCCCTTTTGTCTTTGTGCGACAAAAATATATCTTCTTTAGAAAAAGGAATTTGAGGCTGGGGAGCCTTCTAATTATATAGGGgtattaaaaaaaacaaacaacaACACAAGTACCAGAAGTCATATCTAACAAATATAAAATTGCTAGTCTAGTCTAAAATATCAATTACAAGAAATCTATTCTCCAAGTGAACATGCATGCCTGCAGAGGAATCAGACCGATCCAACAAAAATCTCCAGCAGTTTATAATTCCCTCCTCACATAAATGCTCTTGATATGCATGCTTACTTCATACTGCAAGGGACTTGGGAGAAGGATTGACGGGAACTGCTGCTGCTAGCTTTCCGTCGCTGCATATCCTATGAAAAAATAAACCTAGACCAGGTATGCCTGTTCTTCCAGACAACATCCAGCTATATCTTCAGCTCCATATCAACCAGCAATTCAGTATAAAGATCTGTCACACTGCCCAAGCAGGAGTTGGTGTGATGAGTGGATCCACATGAATGCCAGTGACAATTACATTTGCCCAGAAGTAAGAAAACCTCGGCTTGCTGCAACAACAGTACGCCACTTCAGACCCATAGCTGATACAACATTTTTCAACATTCATTTTGGTACATCAATGAATAAGATTATCTTCTGTATAAGTACTTGGATAGAGGGAATTTTAGGCTCCTTGCTACCTGTAAATTGTTTTCACCATAAAACAATTAAAAGtagatccaaaaaaaaaacattgataGATTTTGATGTGTATAGAAAGACATCTCGTTAGCAATTCAATAAGAGAGATTCAAAAGATACCTTCAATGCCATATCTTCACTCACTGTACATCGATAACGAGTTGACCCATCCAATGGGCAGCTTCCTCCCTTGCTGACAAAATTAGCATTGCATAGACTGGATAGTTGCAAGAGAACATCAGACATAAGTCCACTATCCCCACCTTCAGCACAAATTCCATCATGTCCCTGCTCTTCTTCATCAAATGAAGAACCATCCATCACAGATGTGATACACTGAAATATGGCCAGTAACCTTTCCAATGGGAAAGTTCCAGGTCCTTTCATGAGCAATTCTTGCTCTGCAGTTTCCTTCTGTTCCATTGATTTTTTAGAATTCCTAAGCAAGAACAAGTTAATTCAGGAATTAAATTATGCTTAAAACTGGTGCATGACACAGATGTAAATAcacacgcatatatatatatatatatatcaaaaaccaaaaacctaacaCAGTATCAGAACTATTGTATACATATTGAAATGCAGAATGGCCTGAACTAGCCATAAGTACACAAAATTTACCTAAGGGTTATGCATTTCAAAGCTGTGTTGAGCATGGTTTAGCCACAATTAAGCATCATATAAACATCCTATTAACACAAGTATGCTTCCCCAGTTGCCAAATTGGATTCAAACACAAATTGAAAACTTAATTTTGTGAACCATGGTTTTCAACCCAAAACAGTCCGACCTGGCTCAACCAGAACTTATCTTGTCAACACCTAGAAACCAGATTTGGCATGAATCAGTAATGACCTGGCCAACCAGGTAAGAAAAGGTCTAAACCAGCCTGGACCAGGATGGGTCAACCTGTCTCCcacacacttaaaaaaaaaaaaaaaccatattaCAAGCGTGTACAGGGGAGAGCTCAAACCTAGAACCTTTCAAGGCTTGGCCTTAACAATTAAAAATACCACTTTACCGTCTGTTACTGTGTAATCTAAtctatacacacacatacatacacacaaacTAAATAATTAAAGCACCCAGATACCTATTTGGTAAGTTTTAAATTGGAGAACTATACTCTTTTCTCTCCATCTTTCAATATTGATCAACTCTtattaataatgatgatgatgatggtgttGATGATAATAATAACTCATTCATTCACTCACTCACTCTAGGCAATGTAAATGGATTAAGCATggttttaaacaaaaattaactGAATCGTACTCTTTTACTTCCACTATTTGTTTCCCTCCTAATAATAATTaccacaaaaataataataagtttcaataatattttagcaaatattttttttttaaaaagtacaaATTTTATCTAAATCGTTACCAgcaataatttttattataattagcTAATAGGTAATTCTGACCTACGTCTTTGTAATATTATCATAATTTTGTaatacatatacatgtacatacataaatataatttcataaCAACATCACAGGTTTGACCCACCAGTCTGATCGACCTAGTGGCATCAGAGGGTTGGTTACTGATCCAGGTTTTAACATCATTTATAATCCAAAACCTAACAGCTTGAGCTTTTAGAGGAATGCCTAAACAAAAACAGCAGGATTATGAATtaataacttaattaaaatatgcAGTTTTACCCCTATATCACACTGCAATTAAAGTTGTTACAAAACTTGAAAGTTCACCAGTTAGAAACTTAGAATCACTGTTGAACAAACATTTTGATAACAAAGATGAAAAATTGAATTATCAATGCACTTACTTCCTCTTTCTTTTTCTATTATCAGAACCCCCAGTTGAATCAAACATCGATGCATCAAGAGTGGCTGGATTTCTTGAAGCAAGGAATGCTGATATAAGAAGATACTTAGCAGAAATAGACATATGGAAATCCATGTCATCAAAAGCCTCACAACCACCTTGTTTCCTTGTAATGCCTCTCCGCTTGGTTTTTTCTTTGTTGGCTTCAACTTCAAGGGAAGACTGACATGGAACCCTAAATATTTCATTCAGAAAAGGAGGAATATGTGGTTGAATATGACTAAACAACCTTCTCTTCATGTCTTCATTGAGAATGTATCCAATATCATCCAAAGGTtcacaatatattttaaataatgatGCAAAGGCAGTAGCTAATTCATCAATCTGTCTAGTAATTCTACAAAAAGGCCCCAATACAACACTGCTTTACAAGAAACAaaaaacatattcagtactgaATCATACTAGACATAAGAGTAACTTAAATAGCAACAGTGAAAAGAAGGAAATCATTCTTACTCGAGAAAACAGCGATAAAGTTTTGGATTTGCTTGGTTTCTCATGAAGATTTGAAGAAGATCATCTTCTGTGTAATCATGAAAAAGAACAGGAATGGGCTCTGTGTAGCCTGTATTTGAGTAGTAGGTATCAGGTGAGGTATTGCTGATAAAAATTAGACCCACTTCAGGCATTTTTAGAATATCATAGAGCTTGAACAGAAAAGGTAATACGTTAGAACTTTTATCCCAATCTCTAACAAGCTCCAAATTGTCAAATATCAAGTAAATCATCTTTCCAGTAGCTTGTCCAGTCAACTTATTTGCATTTGGTTTCCCAGAGTTCTTTTTGAGATTATCAACAACATTAATCAAGCCATCTCGAAGATGGCCAACAAAATCAGATGGCTTTTCACATCGTTTTGCACTCAAATAACCATTGTCAGCATTCTTCCTATGAAGCAACAACCGGTTCAATATAGATTCAAACAAAATGCGAGGATTGTAACAGGTAAGACAGCTTGAATAAACAAATGGTCGGTTGAGATGCCTGAATGTATTAAGAATTATGCTAGTTTTTCCAGTAGAAGCACCTCCATAGACAAAAAGGGGGAGCATTGGGGAATTCAGGGGACCAAGAAGCCGCAAGAGCTCAAGAATCTGAAGATGCCTAGCAGGAAAACTAGATAACAGATCATCCAGGCTAAAAGGTTCTTCTCCATACAAAAGGTCCTTGAGCGTCAGAGGACAAAGATCAATTGCCTTTGTTGTTTCAACAGCACTGTTTGGATTTGCAGAAGAAGAGGAGGATCTAGTTGTTCTTCTGGTAGGGGGTCTCTCCTCTTTACCCATGTTTTCAGAAGTGTGCAAATTACACATTTTTGGGCCAATAGAAAAAACCTGCTCAGAAAAATggcaaagaaaaatcaaaataaacaaaaataacaaCAGTAAAAAAAACCAGAAATGAAGCTGACATAGGAAAATTTTCAGAAGTAAGAAATACCCTTACAAATGTTTCCTATTCACCTTATTAAATAAAAAGTTATAAGGAAATCACAAATACAAAGGAAAAGACTATATTGCTTGTTAGTGCTTCCAATACAAATTTTACTTTTTAGCACACACATTCTTGATGCATGGGCACTGTCTAGTGCTTAATTGAGCCAATATCCTTAATGGGATTCCTTTAATTCTTACAAAAAAATGGAATTCAGAAATTATTTCCATCAGTAAAAGAGATGCAGTTGACATCCCAAGCATATCTCAACCTAATACCTATTGTACTGGACTCCTGACTGGGCACCCTACCAATGTCGAATTGCTGTCAATTGATATTCCCAAGAAAAGTAATTCTATATTTCACGGGATAGCCATTGATCCTCAAAATTTATCAGCCCTGCCCTTGAATGACTCATTATAAATACAACAACAATGAGAATAGAAATGAGCCAATGACAACAACTGCAACAAAGCCTTCTATCATGACAGAGCGggatttatattaattttaaaacagaaaaaaaaaataaagaaaataaacaGGTAAACACAACTTTTCTTTCTTTGTGACACCCGCCACcacccccaccccaccccacgcatgcaaaaataataataataataataatataatacatacatacatccatgcatgcttacacacacacacacacacacacacatatgtacaAAATTAAGTTCCTTGAAATCCATCATTAGGGGGATTGGATAAGTGTTTTGGTCAGTATGAAATCCATCATTAGGGAGATTGGGGGTGTTTGATAAAATTTAGCAATTGGCACTAATGCTGAATGCAATTCTGAATCTGTGAACAGAATTCTGAATATAATTGGAATCAGTTTCAGAATCTGAATGCTGAATTATTTTAGTTGTTTGGTAATTAACTttgaatatatgtattttttcaattttaatcctTTAAACTATCAAGGGAAAACCTgtttattaaaattaataaacattttttagatcaatttataaatatatatatatatatatcaaaaataatgTGTCTCAAATATAAAACATGAAAACATtagttgaaaatattttccaaagtaaatactttaaaacataaaatattaagaaattatttttccaATTAACACTTAATTAAATACTtgctttttctccatttttttcaCCTTTCTTCTGCAAAAATCTTAGTTTTATAATTTATGTCAATGGATCTAAAATTTTgatcctttatatatatacaaagaaaAATCTTCATAAATCCCCACAAGGAAGCGAGAGAGTTAAAATAACTACTGCATTCATGGCTTCTTTCTACTGTGGGATTGGATTCACCGGAGTTCCTTTTAATATGCAAAAGAATATTTAAGTATGTACTAAAATTGAAAGCCGCTCTAATCGGAGAAAATTCAAGTAAAATGGGCCTtcccaaatcata
This region of Malania oleifera isolate guangnan ecotype guangnan chromosome 10, ASM2987363v1, whole genome shotgun sequence genomic DNA includes:
- the LOC131166860 gene encoding origin of replication complex subunit 5, which encodes MCNLHTSENMGKEERPPTRRTTRSSSSSANPNSAVETTKAIDLCPLTLKDLLYGEEPFSLDDLLSSFPARHLQILELLRLLGPLNSPMLPLFVYGGASTGKTSIILNTFRHLNRPFVYSSCLTCYNPRILFESILNRLLLHRKNADNGYLSAKRCEKPSDFVGHLRDGLINVVDNLKKNSGKPNANKLTGQATGKMIYLIFDNLELVRDWDKSSNVLPFLFKLYDILKMPEVGLIFISNTSPDTYYSNTGYTEPIPVLFHDYTEDDLLQIFMRNQANPKLYRCFLDVVLGPFCRITRQIDELATAFASLFKIYCEPLDDIGYILNEDMKRRLFSHIQPHIPPFLNEIFRVPCQSSLEVEANKEKTKRRGITRKQGGCEAFDDMDFHMSISAKYLLISAFLASRNPATLDASMFDSTGGSDNRKRKRKNSKKSMEQKETAEQELLMKGPGTFPLERLLAIFQCITSVMDGSSFDEEEQGHDGICAEGGDSGLMSDVLLQLSSLCNANFVSKGGSCPLDGSTRYRCTVSEDMALKVARSLKFPLSKYLYRR